A genomic segment from Pangasianodon hypophthalmus isolate fPanHyp1 chromosome 25, fPanHyp1.pri, whole genome shotgun sequence encodes:
- the polr2m gene encoding protein GRINL1A, with product MERQGLIGDLESRSKEQLGEILARQEKLLHNKRFIQTLPDKGKKISEFVEKVRHALANKEEEEKKQASLASVRTEFQARYQQAFTQRQHVVSTDVLAARTRLKDNEDSMNTEPSHMVEATSRVDGGNTSDSLCIENTDVRETTSGDTAASGNADRAKDMDLTVAFERVTLSEESAAPPRDSTRNLFLGSQQQKKPHYIEVLERSDENVTKPRFKLNQLPVKSASPSPGQSPGSVTPLSAEARRQRDRKHLDDITAAKLPPLHHSPAQLLSLEESVTLLKEQTKKYQELQAKLAAQKLAEGLTVSMNSYNPEGGALAAYREVHDDGALSEED from the exons ATGGAGCGGCAGGGTTTAATCGGTGACCTGGAGAGCAGGAGTAAAGAGCAGCTGGGGGAAATACTGGCGCGACAAGAAAAGTTACTACACAATAA GCGATTTATTCAAACCCTTCCTGACAAAGGAAAGAAGATTTCTGAGTTTGTGGAAAAAGTCCGCCATGCTCTAGCAAataaggaagaagaagagaagaagcaGGCCAGCTTGGCCTCTGTACGAACAGAATTTCAGGCCAGATACCAGCAGGCTTTTACTCAGCGCCAGCATGTCGTCTCCACCGATGTACTTGCTGCTAGAACAAGGCTTAAAGATAATGAAGACTCGATGAACACAGAGCCATCACACATGGTGGAAGCTACGAGTAGAGTGGATGGTGGAAACACCTCCGATTCCCTCTGTATAGAGAACACTGACGTGAGAGAGACTACATCTGGAGACACGGCAGCATCGGGGAATGCAGATAGAGCTAAAGACATGGATCTCACGGTGGCGTTTGAACGGGTCACTTTATCCGAGGAGAGCGCTGCTCCTCCCAGAGACTCAACTAGAAATCTTTTCTTGGGctcacagcagcagaagaagcCACATTACATAGAAGTGTTGGAGAGATCAGATGAAAATGTGACAAAACCTCGATTCAAACTCAATCA ACTGCCAGTGAAGTCAGCCTCTCCATCTCCTGGTCAGTCCCCTGGCAGTGTTACCCCCCTCAGCGCTGAGGCCCGGAGACAGAGGGACAGGAAGCACCTCGATGACATCACAGCTGCCAAGCTTCCTCCGCTGCACCACAGTCCTGCACAGTTACTCTCACTGGAGGAGTCTGTCACCCTCCTGAAGGAGCAGACGAAGAAGTATCAG GAGCTGCAAGCCAAATTGGCTGCCCAGAAGCTGGCAGAGGGTCTGACTGTCAGTATGAACAGCTATAATCCTGAGGGGGGCGCACTGGCTGCATACAGAGAAGTGCATGATGATGGGGCCCTCTCAGAGGAAGACTGA